One segment of Desulfobulbaceae bacterium DNA contains the following:
- the def gene encoding peptide deformylase: MMIRKIITYPNPVLKKKTAKVTRFDEELQTLITDMTETMFDAPGAGLAANQVGVSKQVCVINVSKKEEDADRKALVLINPVISDGEGAESDVEGCLSVIDYTAKVKRFTKIKVTAQNAKGKTIEFEAEDFFARVIQHETDHLEGKVFIDRISSLKRALYKKRLKKILAEDAEESSDHS; the protein is encoded by the coding sequence ATCATGATACGAAAAATAATTACTTATCCAAACCCAGTCCTCAAAAAAAAAACAGCCAAAGTCACCAGGTTTGATGAGGAGTTGCAAACTCTAATTACCGACATGACCGAAACTATGTTTGACGCCCCTGGCGCCGGTTTGGCTGCCAATCAGGTTGGTGTTTCAAAACAGGTCTGCGTAATCAATGTCTCAAAAAAAGAAGAGGATGCCGACCGCAAGGCCCTTGTTCTCATCAATCCAGTGATCAGTGACGGAGAAGGCGCAGAATCAGATGTCGAAGGATGTCTTTCCGTCATTGACTACACCGCTAAGGTGAAGCGATTTACCAAGATTAAGGTAACCGCCCAAAATGCCAAAGGTAAAACCATCGAATTTGAGGCCGAAGATTTTTTTGCCCGAGTTATTCAGCACGAAACCGACCACCTGGAAGGCAAAGTGTTTATTGACCGGATAAGTTCGCTCAAACGAGCCCTGTACAAGAAACGCCTTAAAAAAATCCTGGCAGAAGACGCCGAAGAATCCTCAGACCACAGCTAA